In the Sphingomonas sp. LM7 genome, one interval contains:
- the flgK gene encoding flagellar hook-associated protein FlgK, with the protein MSDMLSIGLSSLKAYQTALTTVSENIANAGNAGYSRRATDIREVVAPAGITTGTTQGMGVVARGLTRAADVYKTAEVRNASADLAKTETGATWLQRIEESLTGNKVGSQLTTFFNSAKAVAADPASLAPRAAMIEAASSIGASFAATGASLDGALADLDKSAEAGATQLNALAKSLGRVNAGLGRQQNGTSGQAALLDERDRLLEQMSAISDVSVMTDTAGRAVVRVGGVAGPVLVQGETAGAITYKRSEEGVVAYTLHFQGEGSSVFPTGGALAGFAEGAERIAAARSEVGKLATEFAEGVNAVQAAGEDLDGNPGAPMFEIGDPAYKLKLVLDDPRGIAAAATGAGIRDNSNLAGLESLRTDGRFEDTIASVTSANAAALSARKSVAGAQTAMRDSAVSERAAAVGVNVDEEAVDLIRFQQAYQASSRVIQIARETLNSILEIR; encoded by the coding sequence ATGAGCGACATGCTCTCGATCGGTCTGTCGAGCCTCAAGGCCTATCAGACCGCGCTCACCACGGTGTCCGAGAACATCGCGAATGCCGGCAATGCCGGCTATTCGCGCAGGGCCACCGACATTCGCGAAGTCGTCGCGCCCGCCGGCATCACCACTGGCACGACGCAGGGCATGGGCGTGGTCGCGCGCGGGCTGACGCGCGCCGCCGACGTCTACAAGACCGCCGAAGTGCGCAACGCCTCCGCCGATCTCGCCAAGACCGAGACCGGCGCGACCTGGCTCCAGCGCATCGAGGAATCGCTGACTGGCAACAAGGTCGGCAGCCAGCTGACCACCTTCTTCAATTCGGCCAAGGCCGTCGCCGCCGACCCCGCATCGCTGGCGCCGCGCGCGGCGATGATAGAGGCCGCGTCGAGCATCGGCGCGTCCTTCGCCGCCACCGGCGCCTCGCTGGACGGCGCGCTTGCCGATCTCGACAAGAGCGCCGAGGCCGGCGCCACCCAGCTCAACGCGCTCGCCAAGTCGCTGGGCCGCGTCAATGCCGGGCTCGGGCGGCAGCAGAACGGCACCAGCGGCCAGGCCGCCCTGCTCGACGAGCGCGACCGGCTGCTCGAACAGATGAGTGCGATTTCGGACGTCTCGGTGATGACCGACACTGCCGGGCGCGCCGTCGTACGCGTCGGCGGCGTCGCCGGTCCGGTGCTCGTCCAGGGCGAGACCGCCGGGGCGATCACCTACAAGCGCAGCGAAGAAGGCGTGGTTGCCTACACGCTCCATTTTCAGGGCGAAGGCAGTTCGGTGTTCCCGACCGGCGGCGCGCTGGCCGGGTTCGCCGAGGGTGCCGAGCGCATCGCCGCGGCGCGCAGCGAAGTCGGCAAGCTCGCCACCGAATTCGCCGAGGGCGTCAACGCCGTCCAGGCCGCGGGCGAGGACCTCGACGGCAATCCCGGTGCGCCGATGTTCGAGATCGGCGATCCTGCCTACAAGCTCAAGCTGGTGCTCGACGATCCGCGCGGCATCGCCGCCGCGGCGACGGGTGCGGGCATCCGCGACAACAGCAATCTTGCCGGACTGGAATCGCTGCGTACCGATGGCCGGTTCGAAGACACCATCGCCAGCGTAACCTCCGCCAATGCTGCCGCGCTTTCGGCGCGCAAATCGGTAGCCGGCGCGCAGACCGCGATGCGCGATTCGGCGGTTTCCGAGCGCGCCGCCGCCGTGGGCGTCAATGTCGACGAGGAAGCCGTCGATCTCATTCGTTTCCAGCAGGCCTATCAGGCATCGAGCCGCGTGATCCAGATCGCGCGCGAGACGCTGAATTCCATCCTCGAGATCCGCTGA
- a CDS encoding flagellar basal body L-ring protein FlgH, whose protein sequence is MKFLTGLATGALVVAAVAFTAAPAKAQFLGLGKKKAKEDFSATLPAPVPLAAPANGSIFQAGDGYAALYEGMRARRVGDPLTIVLVERTSASKSAGTKLDSGGGFSLTPPTTGALNLFDKSDASMSGNRNFTGAGSADQANALSGEVSVTVAAVYPNGTMLVQGQKRVTLNRGDEFLQIKGIVRTADIDANNRIASTRVADARIAYTGKGDIARASRQGWLSRFFQILSPF, encoded by the coding sequence ATGAAGTTCCTCACCGGCCTTGCCACCGGCGCGCTCGTCGTTGCCGCCGTCGCGTTCACCGCGGCGCCCGCCAAGGCGCAGTTCCTCGGGCTGGGCAAGAAGAAGGCGAAGGAGGATTTCTCCGCCACGCTTCCAGCGCCCGTCCCCTTAGCGGCGCCGGCGAACGGCAGCATCTTCCAGGCCGGGGACGGCTATGCCGCCCTCTATGAAGGCATGCGCGCGCGCCGTGTCGGCGATCCGCTGACCATCGTGCTGGTCGAGCGGACCAGCGCATCCAAGTCCGCGGGCACCAAGCTCGACAGCGGCGGCGGCTTCTCGCTGACGCCGCCGACCACCGGCGCGCTCAACCTGTTCGACAAGAGCGATGCGAGCATGAGCGGGAATCGCAACTTCACCGGCGCCGGCAGCGCCGACCAGGCCAATGCCCTGTCCGGCGAAGTCAGCGTGACGGTGGCCGCGGTCTATCCCAACGGCACGATGCTGGTGCAGGGCCAGAAGCGCGTGACGCTCAATCGCGGCGACGAGTTCCTCCAGATCAAGGGCATCGTCCGCACCGCGGACATCGACGCGAACAACCGCATCGCCAGCACGCGCGTCGCCGATGCCCGCATTGCCTATACCGGCAAGGGCGACATCGCCCGTGCCAGCCGCCAAGGCTGGCTGAGCCGGTTCTTCCAGATCCTCAGCCCCTTCTGA
- a CDS encoding flagellar basal body P-ring protein FlgI: MIRFLLTLAAATLAFAPAQAQRVKDLGGFQGIRTNQLTGYGMVVGLPGTGDDNLEYTVQSMKGVASRFGLQLPPGVSPALKNAAVVMITAELPAFAKPGQKLDITVSSMGKSKSLRGGTLILTPLQGADGQIYAMAQGNLAVGGLGAEGADGSKIVVNIPSSGRIPEGATVERTVDTGFDRAPFLTFNLARADFTTAQRVQDAINGRFGVGRARAVDGVSIAVQAPAGADVRAELMSEIENLTVEAAEARARVIVNARTGTVVINSAVRVSPAAVTHGKLTVRIDEAQNVSQPLPFSKGETVTEQHSTVDVEEEKKPMFLIQPGPKLADVVKAVNAIGASPADLVAILEALKEAGALKAELVIL, encoded by the coding sequence ATGATCCGATTCCTCCTCACGCTTGCCGCCGCCACGCTGGCCTTCGCGCCCGCACAGGCGCAGCGCGTCAAGGATCTGGGCGGCTTCCAGGGAATCCGCACCAACCAGCTCACCGGCTATGGCATGGTCGTCGGCCTGCCCGGCACCGGCGACGACAATCTGGAATATACCGTCCAGTCGATGAAGGGCGTCGCTTCGCGCTTCGGCCTGCAGCTGCCGCCGGGCGTGAGCCCCGCGCTCAAGAATGCCGCGGTGGTGATGATCACCGCCGAGCTGCCCGCCTTCGCCAAGCCGGGCCAGAAGCTCGACATTACCGTATCGTCGATGGGCAAGTCCAAGTCGCTGCGCGGCGGCACGCTGATTCTGACGCCGCTCCAGGGCGCCGACGGCCAGATCTATGCGATGGCGCAGGGTAACCTCGCAGTCGGCGGGCTGGGCGCGGAAGGCGCCGACGGTTCGAAGATCGTCGTCAACATCCCCTCCAGCGGCCGCATCCCCGAGGGCGCCACGGTCGAGCGGACGGTCGATACCGGCTTCGATCGCGCGCCGTTCCTGACCTTCAACCTTGCCCGCGCCGACTTCACGACGGCGCAGCGCGTCCAGGACGCGATCAACGGCCGCTTCGGCGTCGGCCGCGCCCGCGCCGTCGACGGCGTGTCGATCGCCGTGCAGGCCCCCGCCGGCGCCGATGTCCGCGCCGAACTGATGTCGGAAATCGAGAACCTCACCGTCGAGGCCGCAGAGGCGCGCGCGCGCGTGATCGTCAATGCACGCACCGGAACCGTGGTCATCAACTCGGCCGTCCGGGTCAGCCCGGCCGCGGTAACACATGGTAAACTTACCGTTCGTATCGATGAGGCCCAAAATGTGAGCCAGCCTCTGCCGTTTAGTAAGGGCGAGACCGTCACGGAGCAGCACAGCACCGTCGATGTCGAGGAGGAGAAGAAGCCGATGTTCCTGATCCAGCCCGGGCCCAAGCTGGCCGATGTGGTCAAGGCGGTGAACGCGATCGGCGCGTCGCCGGCGGATCTCGTCGCGATCCTCGAGGCGCTCAAGGAAGCCGGCGCGCTCAAGGCCGAGCTGGTGATCTTGTGA
- a CDS encoding flagellar hook assembly protein FlgD, translating into MDFDSTLQTLGISRFGASSSASNGTKDTSGLGKTEMDQSDFLTLMTAQLKNQDPFEPVDNTQMVAQMAQFSSLSGITEMSTTLKAIASKLGGSSLSDALGYVGKTVLTEGSTAYPRESGGIAGAVALAKDSTDVNVTISDADGKPLKTIALGKQAAGAVAFDWDGKTESGEDAGKGPFTVKVAALNAGAKVDAAPLVWAPVSTVSLGADGKPVLTLPGIGQVSLDAVWQVG; encoded by the coding sequence ATGGATTTCGATAGCACGCTGCAGACCCTGGGCATCAGCCGCTTCGGCGCGTCGAGCTCGGCGTCGAACGGCACCAAGGACACTTCGGGCCTCGGCAAGACCGAGATGGACCAGAGCGACTTCCTGACGCTGATGACGGCGCAGTTGAAGAACCAGGATCCGTTCGAGCCGGTCGACAACACCCAGATGGTTGCGCAGATGGCGCAGTTCTCCTCGCTCTCGGGCATCACCGAGATGAGCACGACGCTGAAGGCCATCGCGTCGAAGCTGGGCGGCAGCTCGCTGAGCGATGCGCTGGGCTATGTCGGCAAGACCGTGCTCACCGAAGGCTCCACTGCCTATCCGCGCGAAAGCGGCGGGATCGCCGGCGCCGTCGCGCTCGCCAAGGACTCCACCGACGTCAACGTCACGATCAGCGACGCCGACGGCAAGCCATTGAAGACGATCGCGCTCGGCAAGCAGGCCGCAGGCGCCGTCGCCTTCGACTGGGACGGCAAGACCGAGAGCGGCGAAGATGCCGGCAAGGGTCCTTTCACCGTCAAGGTCGCCGCGCTCAACGCGGGTGCCAAGGTCGATGCGGCACCGCTCGTCTGGGCACCGGTCTCCACCGTTTCGCTGGGCGCCGATGGCAAGCCCGTCCTCACCCTCCCTGGCATCGGCCAGGTGTCCCTCGACGCCGTCTGGCAAGTCGGCTGA
- the flgG gene encoding flagellar basal-body rod protein FlgG, with amino-acid sequence MGSSAMHIARTGLDAQDMRMRVISNNLANVNTTAFKRDRASFQTLAYQTVTAPGAASTAETKYATGLNLGTGVRIQGTARVETQGSFQNTGGSLDLALEGEGYFQVQLPGGQLGYTRAGNFSRSAEGMMVTSDGYQVMPGITIPEGTTGITIGADGTVSAQISGQTESAQLGQIQVATFPNPGGLQAAGDNFLTETTASGAASLGAPNEAGRAKIRQGALEASNVNVVEELVDMIETQRAYEVNSKMISATDEMLKYVNQNI; translated from the coding sequence ATGGGTTCCTCGGCAATGCACATCGCGCGCACCGGGCTCGACGCTCAGGACATGCGCATGCGCGTGATCTCGAACAACCTCGCCAACGTCAACACGACGGCGTTCAAGCGCGATCGCGCCTCGTTCCAGACGCTCGCCTATCAGACGGTGACGGCGCCCGGCGCAGCGAGCACCGCGGAGACCAAATACGCCACGGGCCTCAATCTGGGCACCGGCGTGCGCATCCAGGGCACGGCGCGGGTGGAGACGCAGGGCTCGTTCCAGAACACCGGCGGATCGCTCGATCTCGCGCTGGAGGGCGAAGGCTATTTCCAGGTGCAGCTGCCCGGCGGCCAGCTCGGCTATACCCGCGCGGGCAATTTCTCGCGCTCGGCCGAAGGCATGATGGTGACGAGCGACGGCTATCAGGTGATGCCCGGGATCACGATCCCCGAGGGCACCACCGGGATCACGATCGGCGCCGACGGCACCGTATCGGCGCAGATCTCGGGCCAGACCGAGAGCGCGCAGCTCGGCCAGATCCAGGTCGCGACCTTCCCCAATCCGGGCGGGCTGCAGGCCGCGGGCGACAATTTCCTGACCGAGACCACCGCGAGCGGCGCGGCGAGCCTGGGTGCGCCCAACGAGGCGGGCCGCGCCAAGATCCGCCAGGGCGCGCTCGAGGCTTCGAACGTCAACGTCGTCGAGGAGCTGGTCGACATGATCGAGACCCAGCGCGCGTACGAGGTCAATTCGAAGATGATCTCGGCGACCGACGAGATGCTCAAATATGTCAACCAGAACATCTGA
- the motA gene encoding flagellar motor stator protein MotA — MFPLIGFVVLIAMVFGGFAITGGALGPVLHALPHEMLIIGGAAVGALIIGNSMKEIKALGGGFMRVIKGPKYKKQDYLDTIFLVSKLMKMLRTEGPIALEPHVEDPKSSAIFAEYPRLLADHTLINLITDTLRLVVVSSGTLDVHAVEEVMDNAIKTHHHEVQGPQTTLQGLADALPALGIVAAVLGVVKTMGSIDKPPSILGGMIGSALVGTFLGVLLAYGIVGPLATRLQQVIDADAAIYHTVKQIIIASLHGHPQPLVIEAARSGIAHSNQPGFGEVFDGLRGR; from the coding sequence ATGTTTCCGCTGATCGGCTTTGTCGTCCTGATCGCCATGGTGTTCGGCGGATTCGCCATCACCGGCGGCGCGCTGGGACCTGTGCTCCATGCCCTTCCCCACGAGATGCTGATCATCGGCGGTGCCGCCGTCGGCGCGCTGATCATCGGCAATTCGATGAAGGAGATAAAGGCGCTGGGCGGCGGCTTCATGCGCGTCATCAAGGGTCCGAAGTACAAGAAGCAGGATTATCTCGACACGATCTTCCTGGTTTCCAAGCTGATGAAGATGCTGCGCACCGAAGGGCCGATCGCGCTGGAGCCGCATGTCGAGGATCCCAAGTCGAGCGCGATCTTCGCCGAATATCCCCGCCTTCTCGCCGATCACACGCTGATAAACCTGATCACCGATACGCTGCGCCTCGTCGTCGTCTCGTCGGGCACACTCGACGTGCACGCAGTCGAGGAAGTGATGGATAATGCGATCAAGACCCATCATCACGAAGTCCAGGGCCCGCAGACCACGCTCCAGGGGCTTGCCGACGCATTGCCCGCATTGGGCATCGTCGCCGCGGTGCTCGGCGTGGTGAAGACGATGGGCTCGATCGACAAGCCGCCGAGCATCCTGGGCGGGATGATCGGCTCGGCGCTGGTCGGCACGTTCCTGGGCGTGCTGCTCGCCTACGGCATCGTCGGTCCGCTCGCGACCCGGCTCCAGCAGGTGATCGATGCCGATGCGGCGATCTATCACACGGTCAAGCAGATCATCATCGCGTCGCTCCACGGCCACCCGCAGCCGCTGGTGATCGAGGCCGCACGCTCGGGCATCGCGCACAGCAACCAGCCGGGCTTCGGCGAAGTGTTCGACGGCCTGCGCGGACGCTGA
- a CDS encoding flagellar hook protein FlgE: protein MSFFTSLSGLQAAQTEMSTISHNLANVSTNGFKRSTTQFADVIASTSNSNPTQMVGSGVVVKSVRQQFSQGGFTQSSSALDVAISGEGFFIVKGSDASNNVSFTRNGSFLVNSDRYVVDAQGNKLQVYPVDGSGAVVATGLASTVSLRLPQISGKPEATEEVSLSLNLNANSVIPSENDRWNDVPYAFDRFDPATYNHSAQSTIYDANGNALTLTTYFVRETTPTTTEPTSNWTAYSFVGDKQLNSGTDPDVIQPISMTFDATGKLTAPAGPTSFLGFLAPGATTEQMVSLDFGDATTQVYSPFSIDASTQDGSPVGQLEGVTIADDGTVRASFSNGDSQALGKVVLASFSNSTGLRQLGSSTWSASGLSGEPRLGEPGANGFGGLMSGAVERSNVDITEELVGLIAAQRNFQANAKALDTASQISQTIFNIRS from the coding sequence ATGTCCTTCTTCACTTCCTTGAGCGGGCTCCAGGCTGCCCAGACCGAAATGTCGACGATCTCGCACAACCTCGCGAACGTCTCGACCAACGGCTTCAAGCGCTCGACCACGCAGTTCGCCGACGTGATCGCATCGACGTCCAATTCGAACCCGACCCAGATGGTCGGCTCGGGCGTGGTGGTGAAGTCGGTCCGCCAGCAGTTCAGCCAGGGCGGCTTCACCCAGTCGAGCTCGGCGCTCGACGTCGCGATCTCGGGCGAGGGCTTCTTCATCGTCAAGGGCAGCGACGCGAGCAACAATGTGTCGTTCACCCGCAACGGCAGCTTCCTGGTCAATTCGGACCGCTATGTCGTCGATGCGCAGGGCAACAAGCTGCAGGTCTATCCGGTCGATGGTTCGGGCGCGGTGGTCGCGACCGGCCTCGCCTCCACCGTCAGCCTGCGGCTGCCGCAGATCAGCGGCAAGCCCGAGGCGACCGAGGAAGTGAGCCTGTCGCTCAACCTCAACGCCAATTCGGTGATCCCGTCGGAGAATGATCGCTGGAACGACGTGCCCTACGCATTCGACCGGTTCGACCCGGCGACCTATAATCATTCGGCGCAGAGCACGATCTACGACGCCAACGGCAACGCGCTGACGCTGACCACCTATTTCGTCCGCGAGACGACGCCGACCACGACCGAACCGACCAGCAACTGGACCGCCTATTCGTTCGTCGGCGACAAGCAGCTCAATTCGGGCACCGATCCCGACGTGATCCAGCCGATCTCGATGACCTTCGATGCGACCGGCAAGCTGACCGCGCCGGCCGGCCCGACCAGCTTCCTCGGCTTCCTCGCGCCCGGCGCGACCACCGAGCAGATGGTCAGCCTCGATTTCGGCGACGCGACGACGCAGGTCTATTCGCCGTTCAGCATCGATGCGAGTACGCAGGACGGCTCGCCGGTCGGCCAGCTCGAAGGCGTGACGATCGCCGATGACGGCACGGTGCGCGCCAGCTTCTCCAACGGCGACAGCCAGGCGCTGGGCAAGGTGGTGCTCGCCAGCTTCTCCAACTCCACCGGCCTGCGCCAGCTCGGCAGCAGCACCTGGTCGGCCTCGGGCCTGTCGGGCGAACCGCGGCTCGGCGAGCCCGGCGCGAACGGCTTTGGCGGGCTGATGTCGGGCGCAGTCGAGCGCTCGAACGTCGACATCACCGAGGAACTCGTCGGGCTGATCGCGGCGCAGCGCAACTTCCAGGCGAACGCCAAGGCGCTCGATACCGCGAGCCAGATCTCGCAGACCATCTTCAACATCCGCAGCTGA
- the flgL gene encoding flagellar hook-associated protein FlgL yields the protein MRVATSQLYNRPTSMMTRLTADADRIQTQIATGKKLLAPSDDAGAYLRLQGISRQNANDGAYAANIGMAQGLLAQTDTTLESVEAQITRALELATQAANGTMSDTNRAAIGKELESIRDTLFALANTKDVRGQPLFGGASGDVAYIRNTDGSITFAGTGEPSAIPIGDGVDIQGTVTGTRAFASGGSDVFAVLADFAAALEAGGDVKAAANTALSGIKGSLESVTLARASAGARSARLELDTDRLTAAGEAREDVRSALEDTDVTTAVTELQKTLTILQATQASFSKLSGLSLFDYL from the coding sequence ATGCGCGTCGCAACTTCACAGCTTTATAATCGCCCCACGTCGATGATGACGCGGCTGACTGCCGACGCCGATCGGATCCAGACCCAGATCGCGACGGGCAAGAAGCTGCTCGCGCCTTCCGACGATGCCGGCGCCTATCTGCGGCTGCAGGGCATCAGTCGGCAGAATGCGAACGACGGCGCCTATGCAGCCAATATCGGCATGGCGCAGGGCCTGCTGGCCCAGACCGACACCACGCTGGAGAGCGTCGAGGCGCAGATCACCCGCGCGCTGGAGCTCGCGACGCAGGCGGCGAACGGCACGATGTCCGACACCAATCGCGCGGCGATCGGCAAGGAGCTCGAATCGATCCGCGATACGCTGTTCGCCCTGGCCAATACCAAGGACGTGCGCGGCCAGCCGCTGTTCGGCGGCGCGAGCGGCGACGTGGCCTATATCCGCAATACCGACGGATCGATCACCTTTGCCGGCACGGGCGAGCCATCGGCAATCCCGATCGGCGACGGCGTCGATATCCAGGGCACCGTGACCGGCACGCGCGCCTTCGCCAGCGGCGGCAGCGACGTGTTCGCCGTGCTCGCCGATTTCGCCGCCGCGCTGGAAGCCGGTGGCGACGTCAAGGCGGCGGCCAACACCGCGCTGTCGGGGATCAAGGGATCGCTGGAAAGCGTGACGCTGGCACGGGCATCGGCGGGCGCGCGCTCGGCGCGGCTCGAGCTCGACACCGACCGGCTGACCGCCGCGGGCGAAGCGCGCGAGGACGTGCGCTCGGCGCTGGAGGATACCGACGTCACCACGGCGGTGACCGAGCTGCAGAAGACGCTGACGATCCTGCAGGCGACCCAGGCGAGCTTCTCCAAGCTCTCGGGCCTGTCGCTGTTCGATTATCTCTGA
- a CDS encoding flagellar basal body rod protein FlgF — translation MDRLVYTALSGLRSQMSAQSTIANNIANASTIGFRAERVSFDRLVLQGSGLETRQLAAEEVEDFDRRAGTIVQTARPLDVAVTSDSWIAVQATDGSEAYTRRGDLSVAPSGVLETGDGFPVMGSGGPITVPPHQSIAIADDGTVSIVPPGGDPTQPQVLDKIKLASPEGSQTAKGLDNLLHVKGGGALPEDMDGKLQSGALEQSNVNMTQALVDMIENQRSYEVQASLLKEAKTMDEGAASLMRLPA, via the coding sequence ATGGATCGTCTGGTCTACACTGCATTGTCGGGGCTGCGCAGCCAGATGTCGGCGCAGTCGACGATCGCGAACAACATCGCGAACGCATCGACGATCGGCTTCCGGGCCGAGCGCGTCAGCTTCGACCGGCTCGTGCTGCAGGGCTCGGGGCTCGAGACGCGGCAGCTCGCGGCGGAAGAGGTCGAGGATTTCGACCGCCGCGCCGGCACGATCGTGCAGACCGCACGGCCGCTCGACGTGGCGGTGACGTCGGACAGCTGGATTGCGGTGCAGGCCACGGACGGCAGCGAAGCTTATACGAGGCGCGGCGACTTGTCGGTCGCGCCCTCGGGCGTGCTGGAAACCGGCGACGGTTTCCCGGTGATGGGGTCGGGGGGCCCCATCACCGTGCCGCCCCACCAGTCGATCGCCATCGCCGATGACGGCACCGTGTCGATCGTGCCGCCGGGCGGCGACCCGACCCAGCCGCAGGTGCTCGACAAGATCAAGCTGGCCAGCCCCGAAGGCAGCCAGACCGCCAAGGGCCTCGACAACCTGCTCCATGTGAAGGGCGGCGGCGCGCTGCCCGAGGACATGGACGGCAAGCTCCAGTCGGGCGCGCTCGAGCAATCGAACGTCAACATGACGCAGGCGCTGGTCGACATGATCGAGAACCAGCGCAGCTACGAAGTGCAGGCCAGCCTGCTCAAGGAAGCCAAGACCATGGACGAGGGCGCCGCATCGCTGATGCGCCTGCCCGCGTAA
- a CDS encoding rod-binding protein, translated as MSSVASPIAPGGGVSTDTSRLASKDNLDAAGKRFEAIFTGMMLKSMRAAKLGDGLFDSKATEQFRDMQDQQLAQAMAAHAPMGIGKAMTEFLAKSAALEPAAQPEASSTP; from the coding sequence GTGAGCAGCGTCGCCAGCCCGATCGCCCCCGGCGGCGGCGTGTCGACCGACACGTCCCGGCTGGCGTCGAAGGACAATCTGGATGCCGCGGGCAAGCGCTTCGAGGCGATCTTCACCGGCATGATGCTCAAGTCGATGCGCGCGGCCAAGCTGGGCGACGGGCTGTTCGACAGCAAGGCGACCGAGCAGTTCCGCGACATGCAGGACCAGCAGCTCGCCCAGGCGATGGCAGCGCATGCCCCGATGGGCATCGGCAAGGCGATGACCGAGTTCCTCGCCAAATCCGCCGCGCTCGAGCCCGCCGCGCAGCCCGAAGCGAGCAGCACGCCATGA